A single Anopheles arabiensis isolate DONGOLA chromosome 2, AaraD3, whole genome shotgun sequence DNA region contains:
- the LOC120897296 gene encoding uncharacterized protein LOC120897296 isoform X1 produces the protein MATILEVTTYLSWVLLLVASSQETVLPLHTTINTALTRTHCARNKEITPYRVSPDPAPTQWSVKPEESVSSKRTQLPANEQRTGSKLIECYFEGSSVQSFNRKQVDMQSAEGTSPLEQGATVVPNNAEQGTGSTVRCGWHDDDGGGRKFPGINAATRLCPPGWMNCSGRAVFESICGQAERRTEQPVNGAQGHGAKGLCKSAFSRIGGDFTDGGNLAAPGGYAGLKRLQHHFTTEKRTQAQCTPCRRQATDGRRNGSRVSLWEAPTEKHWIRHERIDKRKQSRELSGGKFLDKFEAVASRDMCPVVPRIMLCTVNILESHSELIVNVLPRGNDSSSTNETDRSVKQAYKSVECNVDPSDQGERIVGGRNALYGDAPFHVSLRSLYHERRHGFGSGLFCGGSLITASRVLTASHCFTTKPSNMVVVAGVLNRFDRSERMQQRRVLRYLAHPGWHARTLAADIGLVALVSPFQCDDGVQPIALPNRPPVDGEPCTIYGWGQTEEGRKQRFQPVCLQKASVSVLGLERCNRSLHTVVAVPDGTLCAGSFAGGVDSCQGDSGGPLVCGGGGALYGIVSFGWGCGRANFPGVYTDVFQYRGWIVEALDSDPRTWRGTGGTVVFAPVRWSTAVGVIIMFSTELLVLLPS, from the exons ATGGCGACAATTCTTGAAGTAACAACGTATCTCAGCTGGGTTCTGTTATTGGTTGCATCGTCCCAAGAAACCGTTCTCCCTCTCCATACCACAATCAATACAGCTTTAACTCGAACACATTGCGCACGAAACAAAGAGATCACTCCCTACCGTGTGTCGCCAGACCCAGCCCCAACCCAATGGAGTGTAAAGCCCGAAGAAAGCGTCTCCAGCAAACGGACCCAATTACCGGCAAACGAACAGCGAACCGGCAGCAAATTGATAGAGTGCTACTTTGAAGGCTCTTCGGTGCAATCATTTAACCGCAAACAGGTCGACATGCAATCTGCCGAAGGCACCTCACCACTTGAGCAAGGTGCCACCGTTGTACCAAACAACGCGGAACAAGGGACCGGCAGTACGGTAAGATGCGGTTGGCATGACGACGATGGTGGTGGAAGAAAGTTTCCGGGAATTAATG CAGCGACCCGACTGTGCCCCCCCGGTTGGATGAATTGTAGTGGTCGAGCAGTGTTCGAGTCGATTTGTGGCCAGGCTGAACGACGAACTGAGCAGCCGGTAAACGGTGCACAAGGACACGGTGCTAAAGGGCTTTGCAAAAGTGCATTCAGCCGGATTGGTGGTGATTTCACAGATGGAGGAAACCTTGCCGCACCTGGGGGGTACGCTGGCTTGAAAAGGCTTCAGCATCACTTCACCACCGAGAAGAGAACACAAGCCCAGTGCACCCCATGCCGTCGCCAAGCAACAGATGGCCGGCGGAACGGTTCCCGAGTGTCCCTGTGGGAAGCACCCACAGAGAAGCATTGGATTCGGCACGAAAGAATTGATAAACGGAAACAATCTCGAGAGCTGTCCGGTGGGAAGTTTTTGGACAAGTTTGAAGCAGTTGCTAGCCGGGACATGTGCCCGGTCGTCCCCAGGATAATGCTCTGCACGGTAAATATTCTCGAGAGTCATTCGGAACTCATCGTAAACGTGCTGCCGAGAGGAAATGATAGCTCTTCAACGAACGAAACGGACCGCTCGGTGAAACAAG CGTACAAAAGCGTCGAGTGTAACGTGGACCCTTCCGATCAGGGCGAACGCATCGTCGGTGGACGGAATGCACTGTACGGCGATGCGCCGTTTCACGTGTCGTTGAGAAGCCTTTACCACGAGCGGCGGCACGGTTTCGGCAGTGGGTTGTTCTGTGGCGGGTCGCTGATTACTGCCAGTCGCGTCCTGACCGCATCCCACTGCTTCACCACGAAACCCTCCaacatggtggtggtggccggcGTACTGAATCGgttcgatcgatcggagcgtatgcagcagcgCCGTGTCTTGCGCTACCTGGCCCATCCGGGCTGGCACGCAAGGACACTGGCCGCGGACATTGGGCTCGTTGCGCTGGTGAGCCCTTTTCAGTGTGATGACGGTGTACAGCCGATCGCACTGCCAAACCGTCCACCGGTGGATGGAGAGCCCTGTACCATATACGGTTGGGGTCAAACGGAGGAAGGTCGTAAGCAGCGCTTCCAGCCCGTCTGTCTGCAGAAGGCCAGTGTGAGCGTGCTGGGGTTGGAGCGGTGCAATCGTTCGCTTCACACGGTCGTTGCCGTGCCGGACGGTACGCTCTGTGCCGGGAGCTTTGCCGGTGGGGTTGACTCCTGCCAGGGCGATTCGGGCGGTCCGCTGGTTTGTGGAGGCGGCGGTGCACTTTATGGCATCGTTAGTTTCGGTTGGGGCTGCGGCAGGGCCAACTTCCCCGGTGTGTACACCGATGTGTTCCAGTATCGGGGCTGGATCGTGGAGGCGCTGGACAGTGATCCAAGGACGTGGAGGGGTACCGGTGGCACGGTGGTCTTTGCCCCAGTGCGCTGGAGCACTGCTGTGGgtgtaataataatgtttaGCACCGAGCTGCTGGTGCTACTGCCGTCGTAA
- the LOC120897296 gene encoding uncharacterized protein LOC120897296 isoform X2 translates to MATILEVTTYLSWVLLLVASSQETVLPLHTTINTALTRTHCARNKEITPYRVSPDPAPTQWSVKPEESVSSKRTQLPANEQRTGSKLIECYFEGSSVQSFNRKQVDMQSAEGTSPLEQGATVVPNNAEQGTGSTVRCGWHDDDGGGRKFPGINATRLCPPGWMNCSGRAVFESICGQAERRTEQPVNGAQGHGAKGLCKSAFSRIGGDFTDGGNLAAPGGYAGLKRLQHHFTTEKRTQAQCTPCRRQATDGRRNGSRVSLWEAPTEKHWIRHERIDKRKQSRELSGGKFLDKFEAVASRDMCPVVPRIMLCTVNILESHSELIVNVLPRGNDSSSTNETDRSVKQAYKSVECNVDPSDQGERIVGGRNALYGDAPFHVSLRSLYHERRHGFGSGLFCGGSLITASRVLTASHCFTTKPSNMVVVAGVLNRFDRSERMQQRRVLRYLAHPGWHARTLAADIGLVALVSPFQCDDGVQPIALPNRPPVDGEPCTIYGWGQTEEGRKQRFQPVCLQKASVSVLGLERCNRSLHTVVAVPDGTLCAGSFAGGVDSCQGDSGGPLVCGGGGALYGIVSFGWGCGRANFPGVYTDVFQYRGWIVEALDSDPRTWRGTGGTVVFAPVRWSTAVGVIIMFSTELLVLLPS, encoded by the exons ATGGCGACAATTCTTGAAGTAACAACGTATCTCAGCTGGGTTCTGTTATTGGTTGCATCGTCCCAAGAAACCGTTCTCCCTCTCCATACCACAATCAATACAGCTTTAACTCGAACACATTGCGCACGAAACAAAGAGATCACTCCCTACCGTGTGTCGCCAGACCCAGCCCCAACCCAATGGAGTGTAAAGCCCGAAGAAAGCGTCTCCAGCAAACGGACCCAATTACCGGCAAACGAACAGCGAACCGGCAGCAAATTGATAGAGTGCTACTTTGAAGGCTCTTCGGTGCAATCATTTAACCGCAAACAGGTCGACATGCAATCTGCCGAAGGCACCTCACCACTTGAGCAAGGTGCCACCGTTGTACCAAACAACGCGGAACAAGGGACCGGCAGTACGGTAAGATGCGGTTGGCATGACGACGATGGTGGTGGAAGAAAGTTTCCGGGAATTAATG CGACCCGACTGTGCCCCCCCGGTTGGATGAATTGTAGTGGTCGAGCAGTGTTCGAGTCGATTTGTGGCCAGGCTGAACGACGAACTGAGCAGCCGGTAAACGGTGCACAAGGACACGGTGCTAAAGGGCTTTGCAAAAGTGCATTCAGCCGGATTGGTGGTGATTTCACAGATGGAGGAAACCTTGCCGCACCTGGGGGGTACGCTGGCTTGAAAAGGCTTCAGCATCACTTCACCACCGAGAAGAGAACACAAGCCCAGTGCACCCCATGCCGTCGCCAAGCAACAGATGGCCGGCGGAACGGTTCCCGAGTGTCCCTGTGGGAAGCACCCACAGAGAAGCATTGGATTCGGCACGAAAGAATTGATAAACGGAAACAATCTCGAGAGCTGTCCGGTGGGAAGTTTTTGGACAAGTTTGAAGCAGTTGCTAGCCGGGACATGTGCCCGGTCGTCCCCAGGATAATGCTCTGCACGGTAAATATTCTCGAGAGTCATTCGGAACTCATCGTAAACGTGCTGCCGAGAGGAAATGATAGCTCTTCAACGAACGAAACGGACCGCTCGGTGAAACAAG CGTACAAAAGCGTCGAGTGTAACGTGGACCCTTCCGATCAGGGCGAACGCATCGTCGGTGGACGGAATGCACTGTACGGCGATGCGCCGTTTCACGTGTCGTTGAGAAGCCTTTACCACGAGCGGCGGCACGGTTTCGGCAGTGGGTTGTTCTGTGGCGGGTCGCTGATTACTGCCAGTCGCGTCCTGACCGCATCCCACTGCTTCACCACGAAACCCTCCaacatggtggtggtggccggcGTACTGAATCGgttcgatcgatcggagcgtatgcagcagcgCCGTGTCTTGCGCTACCTGGCCCATCCGGGCTGGCACGCAAGGACACTGGCCGCGGACATTGGGCTCGTTGCGCTGGTGAGCCCTTTTCAGTGTGATGACGGTGTACAGCCGATCGCACTGCCAAACCGTCCACCGGTGGATGGAGAGCCCTGTACCATATACGGTTGGGGTCAAACGGAGGAAGGTCGTAAGCAGCGCTTCCAGCCCGTCTGTCTGCAGAAGGCCAGTGTGAGCGTGCTGGGGTTGGAGCGGTGCAATCGTTCGCTTCACACGGTCGTTGCCGTGCCGGACGGTACGCTCTGTGCCGGGAGCTTTGCCGGTGGGGTTGACTCCTGCCAGGGCGATTCGGGCGGTCCGCTGGTTTGTGGAGGCGGCGGTGCACTTTATGGCATCGTTAGTTTCGGTTGGGGCTGCGGCAGGGCCAACTTCCCCGGTGTGTACACCGATGTGTTCCAGTATCGGGGCTGGATCGTGGAGGCGCTGGACAGTGATCCAAGGACGTGGAGGGGTACCGGTGGCACGGTGGTCTTTGCCCCAGTGCGCTGGAGCACTGCTGTGGgtgtaataataatgtttaGCACCGAGCTGCTGGTGCTACTGCCGTCGTAA